From Bacteroidota bacterium, the proteins below share one genomic window:
- a CDS encoding CvpA family protein, protein MHTIDLIILVVVLIGLVRGIMTGGIRQVLSFTGIFLAFIVAARTSDGLGRRIAEGIGISESLAPIVGFAVIFLIIQGLAYGLARMLEKFLETIKLGALDKILGGGIGVFKASLMVSLVLFLGGYVGIPNKETREASVFYNTVYPIMPATWEFVTGRLPKMKEAAEDAADSLIDDAKQEETEQAPPEEN, encoded by the coding sequence ATGCATACGATTGATCTGATAATTCTTGTTGTAGTTTTAATAGGCCTGGTGCGCGGCATCATGACGGGTGGTATTCGTCAGGTGCTCAGTTTTACAGGCATTTTTCTGGCTTTCATTGTTGCTGCCCGTACGTCTGATGGTCTCGGCCGGCGCATTGCTGAAGGCATAGGCATCTCTGAGTCGCTGGCCCCTATTGTTGGGTTTGCTGTGATTTTCCTCATCATCCAGGGGCTTGCCTATGGCCTTGCACGGATGCTGGAGAAATTTCTGGAAACGATTAAACTGGGTGCCCTGGACAAAATTCTTGGCGGCGGCATTGGTGTGTTCAAAGCTTCGCTCATGGTGAGCCTGGTGCTGTTTCTTGGCGGTTATGTAGGGATTCCAAACAAGGAAACCCGCGAAGCGTCAGTTTTTTACAACACGGTGTACCCTATTATGCCGGCGACCTGGGAGTTTGTAACTGGCCGGCTTCCTAAAATGAAAGAAGCCGCTGAAGATGCTGCGGATTCCCTAATCGACGATGCCAAGCAGGAAGAAACAGAGCAGGCACCTCCGGAAGAGAATTAA